In Leptodactylus fuscus isolate aLepFus1 chromosome 2, aLepFus1.hap2, whole genome shotgun sequence, one genomic interval encodes:
- the LOC142194155 gene encoding odorant receptor 131-2-like: MVMNSTVLYNNVTYVSMFAVRINEVMRIVFSILSVFCFCISLYFMMVLLMVYFTTPYIRDSSRYILFIHMLLNDMLYLILTLFLSLAFQFNFYIQVPICYFILTLAIATFKITPYNLAAMAFERYIAICFPLRHAILCTAQRTYLTMMLMWVVGLLPGVADFVVLSRSVQKDFYSQNLLCKQERVIVQPLQNFIRSTTYICSLFLVALVILFTYIKVMLVARKSGSGRSSASKAGRTLMLHTLQLILCMLSLTSSITESYRGDYIVTLTMANFLLLMCFPRLLSPLIYGIRDEVFNKSIKKLYSANL, from the coding sequence ATGGTGATGAACTCTACAGTTCTGTACAACAATGTGACCTATGTGTCTATGTTTGCGGTTAGAATAAATGAAGTCATGAGAATAGTCTTCTCCATCTTGTCAGTTTTCTGTTTCTGCATCTCCCTCTACTTCATGATGGTTTTGCTGATGGTCTACTTCACCACGCCTTACATCCGGGACAGTTCCCGCTACATCCTCTTCATTCATATGCTCCTTAATGACATGTTGTACCTCATCTTGACGCTCTTCCTTTCCTTAGCCTTCCAGTTTAACTTTTATATCCAAGTGCCCATATGTTACTTCATTCTCACCCTGGCAATCGCCACTTTTAAGATCACCCCGTACAACTTGGCGGCCATGGCTTTCGAGCGATACATAGCCATTTGTTTTCCTCTAAGACATGCCATTTTATGTACTGCCCAACGGACCTATCTCACCATGATGTTAATGTGGGTTGTTGGTCTGCTCCCAGGTGTAGCGGACTTTGTCGTCCTCAGTCGTTCTGTTCAGAAGGATTTTTACTCCCAGAATCTCTTATGCAAACAGGAACGGGTCATTGTCCAGCCGTTGCAGAACTTTATAAGGTCCACCACCTACATTTGTAGTCTATTCCTGGTGGCTCTTGTCATACTTTTCACCTACATCAAGGTGATGTTGGTTGCTCGGAAAAGTGGTTCTGGTAGATCTTCTGCCTCCAAGGCTGGTAGAACCCTCATGCTTCACACGCTACAACTCATTTTATGTATGTTGTCATTAACCTCCTCCATTACCGAGTCATACCGTGGAGATTACATCGTCACCCTGACCATGGCCAACTTCTTGCTGCTCATGTGTTTTCCAAgactcctcagccctctcatctATGGTATAAGGGATGAAGTGTTCAATAAAAGCATCAAAAAGTTGTATTCGGCAAACCTTTAA